In the genome of Polaromonas vacuolata, the window AAGCCGCCTCGCGGCGCATTTTCTTGTCTTTGACATTGTTACCAATAGTCATGCCGTCAAAAGGATCAGCCGTGAGGCAGGCAAAGGCGGTTTGCAGGGTCACTGCGGCGGTTAATCCGGGCAGCGCTGAAGAGCCGCCAGCGAGCATCACATAGTCAATATTATTGTGCGGCGTGCTGGTAAAAAAGAATTGCAGCGCACGACTAATTTCCTGCGCCAGCGTATCGACGAAAGGCTTTAATACGCTGGTACTGTAGTCCTCAGGCAGCTCTCCACTGCGTTTTTTGATTTCCGCCTCTTCGGGCGAAAACCCATATTGCCGCACTATGAGTTGCGTCAGCTGGGCGCCGCCAAAGGCTTGATCACGCTCATAAAGAACATCGCCGTTTTTAATCACCTGCATGCTAGTGGTTAGCGCGCCGATTTCAAACAACGCGACTAAAGTATCTCGACCACCGTCAGAAAAACCCTCTATTAAACGCGCCGTTGCTAAGCGAGAGGCATAAGATTCAACGTCAATCACGACTGGTTTGAGGCCAGCAGCTTCTGCCAATCCTTGCCGATCCTGCACTTTTTCCTTACGCGAGGCTGCAATCAACACCTCAACATCCCCGACCGACATGGCGCTTGGGCCAAGCACGCAGAAATCTAGACTGACCTCGTCAAGTGAAAACGGTATGTACTGATTGGCTTCGGACTCCACCTGAATTTCAAGCTCAGCCTCGCTAAGACCGCCAGGCAGTATGATTTTTTTGGTAATGACCGCTGAGGCCGGCAAGGCCATAGCGACATGCTTGGTGTGGGTACCGCTTTTTTTGACTACCCGGCGTACGGCTTCGGCAACCTCATCAAAATTTTCGACGTTACCATCTGTTATCCAGCCACGCTCTAAAGGCTCAATGGCGCAATGCTCGAGTGTGAGTTTGCCGGATTTATCCCGACTCAGCTCAACCAGCTTGACACTTGATGAGCTGATATCAAGACCGAGTAAAGCCGGCTCTTGGCGTTTAAATAAGGACCCTAATGCGATCAAGACCGTCCCCAAATCATGGCTAATAAGTAGCCTTGCTTGCTTAAGAAATCACTTTAATACTATCAGCAAGACCATTACAGAGTTAGTCTTTTTTCTGTCCAAATTGTTAAGTTTGTCGTCAAAACAAGACATTTTCCGTCTCCTATTTATACATAAATAGTTATTTTGTTTGCTTTATTTATTTTAAATTTGTTTACTAAAGTCCGAAAAATGATGGAAAAAGACACGGACTGCGCGCAACTGTGTCCGCGCTGAAATGCCTGCTTACCAAGCCGTCGAGACAACTCGGCACAGTTTTTTATAATTGACCTAGCGTTCTCCAGTTAAATTACATCTATGTCTTCTAAATCACCTCCTACTGCACCGCCCGAAAAGCCAAAAAAAATCACACCCGCGAATAAATCCCCCGCACTGCGCATGCTTGCCAAGCTATTTTTGTGGGGCGCAGGCTTGAGCGCAGCCGCCATGCTGAGCGGACTCATGGTGCTAGCAATGGCATTGGCGGTGGCCTACCCTAACTTACCGGACATTTCTGAGTTGTCGGACTATCGGCCCAAGCTGCCGATGCGGGTTTTTTCGGCAGACGGTGTGGTGATAGGTGAATTTGGCGAGGAAAGGCGGCGGTTCACTCCCATCAAAGAAATACCGCAAGTCATGAAAGATGCGGTGTTAGCGATCGAAGACGCGCGATTTTTCCAACACGGGGGGGTTGACTACCTGGGCGTGATACGCGCAGGACTTGCCAACTTTGGGCATGCCAAAAGCCAAGGTGCATC includes:
- a CDS encoding pilus assembly protein PilM, encoding MIALGSLFKRQEPALLGLDISSSSVKLVELSRDKSGKLTLEHCAIEPLERGWITDGNVENFDEVAEAVRRVVKKSGTHTKHVAMALPASAVITKKIILPGGLSEAELEIQVESEANQYIPFSLDEVSLDFCVLGPSAMSVGDVEVLIAASRKEKVQDRQGLAEAAGLKPVVIDVESYASRLATARLIEGFSDGGRDTLVALFEIGALTTSMQVIKNGDVLYERDQAFGGAQLTQLIVRQYGFSPEEAEIKKRSGELPEDYSTSVLKPFVDTLAQEISRALQFFFTSTPHNNIDYVMLAGGSSALPGLTAAVTLQTAFACLTADPFDGMTIGNNVKDKKMRREAASYLTSCGLAMRRFLQ